The following proteins are co-located in the Papaver somniferum cultivar HN1 unplaced genomic scaffold, ASM357369v1 unplaced-scaffold_128, whole genome shotgun sequence genome:
- the LOC113331821 gene encoding protein ACCELERATED CELL DEATH 6-like isoform X2, giving the protein MGTTTSTMENDIESSVRKLFGNNVYDEEMPIPISSLECMENKSTTALHAPEEICLTIVDSSPDHHFLHINNEYNYELEYMTVDTPKIQLQHNNVTDDDYNCTEYMASDIPVEIIKDNGVTSENGGQTDHIKKYQLLYKAALKGDWLTAKRILKADSNAITAKITMNDETVLHVAAASRHSMFVEKLVKLVPSLALKNSEGETMLHVVAAAGIIRAAKVMVTKNPNLTQMPDASGWVPLVTAVYTANPLEEKSKKMVHYLCSVTRDEEPSPYFGVAGGSLISITIASNLYDVALNLVQQYPSLATEKNESGYSALEVMAARPSSFASGSEATTWERFLRSFRVQIHEEDLMHTQALALVKCICKEISLKSSTDIFKFFEDSHILEEATRFGAFYIVLECVQMFPDLLCVKMKTNYTILEEAIKYRRENMFNLICEMNAGKKLATSVDGNNNTILHLVAKRADPQQLNSVTGAALQMQRELQWYQEVENIVLQRHRQKKNNEGKTPRALFTEEHKDLLEKAEKWMKDTANSCMIVATLITTVVFAAVFTVPGGNFSDIASRKEGIPIFLNTTSFTVFAIADALALLSSITSVLMFFSILSSRYAEADFLFSLPKKLITGFVTLFFSIAAMIAAFGAALSIVLEQRWAWAPIPIALFTCIPVALFALLQIPLFVTIVRSTYGPSIFRRKDQRMQWTY; this is encoded by the exons ATgggaacaacaacatcaacaatggAAAACGATATAGAATCGTCAGTAAGAAAATTATTCGGAAACAATGTTTATGACGAGGAGATGCCGATTCCGATATCGTCATTAGAATGCATGGAGAATAAGTCAACAACAGCACTGCATGCACCAGAAGAAATATGTCTTACTATTGTTGATTCATCACCTGACCATCATTTCCTGCATATTAACAATGAGTATAATTACGAATTGG AGTATATGACTGTCGATACACCAAAGATCCAGCTGCAGCATAACAACGTCACGGATGATGACTACAATTGTACCG AGTATATGGCTAGCGATATCCCAGTTGAGATCATCAAGGACAACGGCGTTACCTCCG AGAATGGAGGCCAAACGGACCATATAAAGAAGTACCAGTTACTGTATAAAGCAGCATTAAAAGGTGACTGGCTAACGGCTAAAAGGATTTTGAAGGCTGATTCAAATGCAATAACTGCAAAGATAACAATGAATGATGAGACCGTACTGCACGTAGCTGCAGCGTCGAGGCATTCAATGTTTGTTGAAAAGCTTGTGAAACTCGTGCCGTCACTTGCATTGAAGAACTCTGAAGGAGAAACGATGCTTCATGTTGTAGCAGCTGCAGGAATCATCAGAGCTGCCAAGGTTATGGTGACTAAGAACCCTAACTTGACACAAATGCCAGATGCCAGTGGCTGGGTTCCACTAGTAACTGCTGTTTACACTGCTAACCCACTGGAAGAGAAAAGTAAGAAGATGGTCCATTATCTTTGCAGTGTCACTAGAGATGAGGAGCCAAGTCCATATTTTGGCGTTGCGGGTGGTAGTCTAATCAGTATAACAATTGCTAGTAATTTATATG ATGTTGCCTTGAATCTGGTCCAGCAATATCCCAGTCTGGCTACTGAAAAAAATGAATCTGGATATAGTGCACTGGAAGTGATGGCGGCAAGGCCTTCTTCATTCGCGAGTGGCAGTGAGGCAACAACATGGGAACGCTTCCTCCGCTCAT TTCGCGTGCAAATACATGAGGAGGATTTGATGCATACACAAGCCTTGGCCTTAGTCAAATGCATTTGCAAAGAAATTTCTCTTAAGAGCAGCACagatatttttaaattttttgaagaTTCACACATCTTAGAGGAAGCTACAAGATTTGGGGCATTCTATATAGTACTGGAGTGTGTTCAGATGTTTCCTGATCTATTATGCGTTAAAATGAAGACCAACTATACTATATTAGAGGAAGCAATAAAATACCGGCGAGAAAATATGTTTAATCTTATATGTGAAATGAATGCGGGTAAAAAGTTGGCTACCTCCGTAGATGGCAACAATAACACCATACTGCATTTGGTCGCAAAGAGAGCAGATCCTCAGCAACTCAATTCAGTTACAGGCGCAGCTCTTCAAATGCAACGAGAGCTTCAGTGGTATCAG GAGGTTGAGAATATTGTATTACAAAGACATagacaaaagaaaaacaatgaGGGCAAGACACCTAGAGCTCTATTTACAGAAGAACACAAGGATTTGTTGGAGAAAGCAGAGAAATGGATGAAAGATACAGCCAATTCATGCATGATTGTGGCCACGCTCATCACTACTGTAGTTTTTGCTGCAGTTTTTACAGTTCCAGGAGGCAATTTCAGTGACATTGCTAGCCGTAAAGAGGGAATTCCAATTTTTTTGAACACAACCTCATTCACTGTGTTTGCAATTGCAGATGCCTTAGCTCTCTTATCTTCCATCACATCAGTACTTATGTTCTTTTCTATCTTAAGTTCGCGTTACGCTGAAGCGGATTTCCTCTTTTCGCTGCCAAAAAAATTGATCACTGGTTTCGTAACTCTCTTCTTTTCTATAGCTGCCATGATTGCAGCCTTTGGAGCAGCACTTTCTATTGTGCTTGAGCAAAGATGGGCATGGGCTCCAATTCCTATAGCATTGTTTACGTGCATACCTGTTGCACTGTTTGCGTTATTGCAGATTCCGTTGTTTGTTACAATCGTTCGTTCTACGTATGGGCCTAGCATCTTTCGGAGAAAGGACCAGCGCATGCAGTGGACTTATTAG
- the LOC113331821 gene encoding protein ACCELERATED CELL DEATH 6-like isoform X1, producing MGTTTSTMENDIESSVRKLFGNNVYDEEMPIPISSLECMENKSTTALHAPEEICLTIVDSSPDHHFLHINNEYNYELEYMTVDTPKIQLQHNNVTDDDYNCTEYMASDIPVEIIKDNGVTSEENGGQTDHIKKYQLLYKAALKGDWLTAKRILKADSNAITAKITMNDETVLHVAAASRHSMFVEKLVKLVPSLALKNSEGETMLHVVAAAGIIRAAKVMVTKNPNLTQMPDASGWVPLVTAVYTANPLEEKSKKMVHYLCSVTRDEEPSPYFGVAGGSLISITIASNLYDVALNLVQQYPSLATEKNESGYSALEVMAARPSSFASGSEATTWERFLRSFRVQIHEEDLMHTQALALVKCICKEISLKSSTDIFKFFEDSHILEEATRFGAFYIVLECVQMFPDLLCVKMKTNYTILEEAIKYRRENMFNLICEMNAGKKLATSVDGNNNTILHLVAKRADPQQLNSVTGAALQMQRELQWYQEVENIVLQRHRQKKNNEGKTPRALFTEEHKDLLEKAEKWMKDTANSCMIVATLITTVVFAAVFTVPGGNFSDIASRKEGIPIFLNTTSFTVFAIADALALLSSITSVLMFFSILSSRYAEADFLFSLPKKLITGFVTLFFSIAAMIAAFGAALSIVLEQRWAWAPIPIALFTCIPVALFALLQIPLFVTIVRSTYGPSIFRRKDQRMQWTY from the exons ATgggaacaacaacatcaacaatggAAAACGATATAGAATCGTCAGTAAGAAAATTATTCGGAAACAATGTTTATGACGAGGAGATGCCGATTCCGATATCGTCATTAGAATGCATGGAGAATAAGTCAACAACAGCACTGCATGCACCAGAAGAAATATGTCTTACTATTGTTGATTCATCACCTGACCATCATTTCCTGCATATTAACAATGAGTATAATTACGAATTGG AGTATATGACTGTCGATACACCAAAGATCCAGCTGCAGCATAACAACGTCACGGATGATGACTACAATTGTACCG AGTATATGGCTAGCGATATCCCAGTTGAGATCATCAAGGACAACGGCGTTACCTCCG AAGAGAATGGAGGCCAAACGGACCATATAAAGAAGTACCAGTTACTGTATAAAGCAGCATTAAAAGGTGACTGGCTAACGGCTAAAAGGATTTTGAAGGCTGATTCAAATGCAATAACTGCAAAGATAACAATGAATGATGAGACCGTACTGCACGTAGCTGCAGCGTCGAGGCATTCAATGTTTGTTGAAAAGCTTGTGAAACTCGTGCCGTCACTTGCATTGAAGAACTCTGAAGGAGAAACGATGCTTCATGTTGTAGCAGCTGCAGGAATCATCAGAGCTGCCAAGGTTATGGTGACTAAGAACCCTAACTTGACACAAATGCCAGATGCCAGTGGCTGGGTTCCACTAGTAACTGCTGTTTACACTGCTAACCCACTGGAAGAGAAAAGTAAGAAGATGGTCCATTATCTTTGCAGTGTCACTAGAGATGAGGAGCCAAGTCCATATTTTGGCGTTGCGGGTGGTAGTCTAATCAGTATAACAATTGCTAGTAATTTATATG ATGTTGCCTTGAATCTGGTCCAGCAATATCCCAGTCTGGCTACTGAAAAAAATGAATCTGGATATAGTGCACTGGAAGTGATGGCGGCAAGGCCTTCTTCATTCGCGAGTGGCAGTGAGGCAACAACATGGGAACGCTTCCTCCGCTCAT TTCGCGTGCAAATACATGAGGAGGATTTGATGCATACACAAGCCTTGGCCTTAGTCAAATGCATTTGCAAAGAAATTTCTCTTAAGAGCAGCACagatatttttaaattttttgaagaTTCACACATCTTAGAGGAAGCTACAAGATTTGGGGCATTCTATATAGTACTGGAGTGTGTTCAGATGTTTCCTGATCTATTATGCGTTAAAATGAAGACCAACTATACTATATTAGAGGAAGCAATAAAATACCGGCGAGAAAATATGTTTAATCTTATATGTGAAATGAATGCGGGTAAAAAGTTGGCTACCTCCGTAGATGGCAACAATAACACCATACTGCATTTGGTCGCAAAGAGAGCAGATCCTCAGCAACTCAATTCAGTTACAGGCGCAGCTCTTCAAATGCAACGAGAGCTTCAGTGGTATCAG GAGGTTGAGAATATTGTATTACAAAGACATagacaaaagaaaaacaatgaGGGCAAGACACCTAGAGCTCTATTTACAGAAGAACACAAGGATTTGTTGGAGAAAGCAGAGAAATGGATGAAAGATACAGCCAATTCATGCATGATTGTGGCCACGCTCATCACTACTGTAGTTTTTGCTGCAGTTTTTACAGTTCCAGGAGGCAATTTCAGTGACATTGCTAGCCGTAAAGAGGGAATTCCAATTTTTTTGAACACAACCTCATTCACTGTGTTTGCAATTGCAGATGCCTTAGCTCTCTTATCTTCCATCACATCAGTACTTATGTTCTTTTCTATCTTAAGTTCGCGTTACGCTGAAGCGGATTTCCTCTTTTCGCTGCCAAAAAAATTGATCACTGGTTTCGTAACTCTCTTCTTTTCTATAGCTGCCATGATTGCAGCCTTTGGAGCAGCACTTTCTATTGTGCTTGAGCAAAGATGGGCATGGGCTCCAATTCCTATAGCATTGTTTACGTGCATACCTGTTGCACTGTTTGCGTTATTGCAGATTCCGTTGTTTGTTACAATCGTTCGTTCTACGTATGGGCCTAGCATCTTTCGGAGAAAGGACCAGCGCATGCAGTGGACTTATTAG